From the genome of Fulvia fulva chromosome 12, complete sequence:
CACCTTCTCCCGCCACTTCTCCTCCAAATCCTCCATCATGGCGCCGATCCAGAAAGAATGCGACTACCTCGTCATTGGTGGCGGCTCGGGTGGTCTTGCCAGTGCACGAAGGGCTAGTGGCATGTATGGCGCAAAAGTCATTGCGGTGGAAAATAAGAGGTTGGGAGGCACTTGTGTGAATGTTGGATGTGTGCCGAAGAAGGTTACGTGGAATGCGGCGAATATTGCTGAGACGATCAAGGATGCTAAGGCGTATGGGTTCAGTGTTGAGCAGACGGCTGCTTTTGACTGGACTGGCTTCACGGAGAAGAGAGCTGCGTACATCAAGAGACTGAATGGCATCTATGAGAAGAACCTGAAAAATGACAAGGTGGAGTACCTGCACGGAACTGCTTCGTTCCAGGATCCTCACTCTGTGAGAGTTGAGCTGGATGATAAGAGCCATGTGGACATCAAGGCAAAGAAGATTTTGGTAGCTGTTGGTGGATTCCCGAACATCCCATCTACAGAAGGTGCCGACCTGGGTATCACTTCTGATGGCTTTTTCGAGATTAGCAAGCAGCCAAAGAAGGTGGCTGTCGTTGGTGCTGGATATATCGCAGTAGAGATGGCCGGCATGTTCCACGCACTCGGCACGGAGACCCATCTTTTCATCCGACAGGATAAGTTCTTGCGATCGTTCGACCCTATGATCCAGGATAAGGTCGTCGCCGAGTACGAGCGTCAAGGTATCCACCTTCACAAGCAGTCATCACAATCGAAGGTCGAGGATATTGGTGATGGATGGAAGAGACTGCACTACAAGGACCAAAACGGCGAGGGTACCATGGACATCGACTGCTTACTGTGGGCAATTGGCCGTTCTCCCGAACTGGCGAAGCTCAACTTCGACGTCACTGGCGTGAAGCTGAACGACAAGGGCCACATCACCGTAGACGACTACCAAAACACCAACATCGACCACATCTACGCCCTCGGCGACGTCTGCGACAAGGGCTTTGAGCTCACACCAGTCGCTATCGCCGCAGGCCGCAGACTCTCCGACCGCCTCTTCGGCGGCCAAAAAGACGCCAAGCTCGTCTACGAGAACATCCCCTCAGTCGTCTTCGCCCACCCAGAAGTTGGCAGCGTTGGTCTAACCGAGCCAGAGGCACGAGAGAAGTACGGCGATGACGTCAAAGTCTACGACACGAGCTTCACCGCAATGTACTACTCCATGATGGAGCAGGAAGACAAGGGCCCAACAGCCTACAAGCTGATCTGTGCGGGCAAAGACGAGAAAGTCGTGGGCCTACACATTCTTGGATCAGGATCTAGCGAAATCCTTCAAGGCTTCGGCGTTGCGCTCAAGATGGGCGCGACGAAGGCGGACTTTGATCGCTGTGTTGCTATCCACCCCACTTCGGCGGAGGAGCTTGTTACGTTGAAGTAGGGATGTATTTGTTGTTGTGTAGACGCCATTGCCATGATGCCTGCTAGTAGTTGGTGAACCCCGTATCCGAGAGAATGGGAGGGGCTGGATGCCAAGACAGTGATAGACCGTAGCCATGGGTGTATATCTTCTAGATTGCCTCGGAAGCCTTACGAGTTCAGTTCCGGGATATGATTCATCATTTTGTCGATAAAGCGGATGCACGCAATTTGATGTGCTGACAATTTGTTGACCATGGGTGAAGGCAGCTCCCTGTTATGTCTAGGTGACCACGTGAAGAACGGTCATCACGGGAAGATACCGACGTGAAGATGATCACTTTGAGATACAGCGGATTTGCGCAATCAGCAGTGCTGACAGATTGTTATCCTGGGTGCTTGCATCTCCCC
Proteins encoded in this window:
- a CDS encoding Glutathione reductase, with protein sequence MAPIQKECDYLVIGGGSGGLASARRASGMYGAKVIAVENKRLGGTCVNVGCVPKKVTWNAANIAETIKDAKAYGFSVEQTAAFDWTGFTEKRAAYIKRLNGIYEKNLKNDKVEYLHGTASFQDPHSVRVELDDKSHVDIKAKKILVAVGGFPNIPSTEGADLGITSDGFFEISKQPKKVAVVGAGYIAVEMAGMFHALGTETHLFIRQDKFLRSFDPMIQDKVVAEYERQGIHLHKQSSQSKVEDIGDGWKRLHYKDQNGEGTMDIDCLLWAIGRSPELAKLNFDVTGVKLNDKGHITVDDYQNTNIDHIYALGDVCDKGFELTPVAIAAGRRLSDRLFGGQKDAKLVYENIPSVVFAHPEVGSVGLTEPEAREKYGDDVKVYDTSFTAMYYSMMEQEDKGPTAYKLICAGKDEKVVGLHILGSGSSEILQGFGVALKMGATKADFDRCVAIHPTSAEELVTLK